The Shewanella sp. MTB7 genome includes a window with the following:
- a CDS encoding thioredoxin family protein has translation MTNNIKALLATTALFFSCQTLASSGCAFEENQSGLIATCNEEIQEVILTGAVATQTMLELDDFSQGYKEYQVDTAAITPLKNVKELTEIVVIIGTWCGDCHRETPRLIRILEEVNNPNIKVTYIGVDRAKSDPEGLAAQYEFTRIPTIIVSQNGEELGRIIERPETSLEIDLAKILN, from the coding sequence GTGACCAATAACATCAAGGCATTACTTGCCACTACAGCCCTATTTTTTAGCTGCCAGACTCTTGCCAGCAGTGGTTGTGCATTCGAAGAGAATCAAAGCGGCTTAATTGCCACATGCAACGAGGAGATACAGGAAGTGATTTTAACCGGAGCTGTCGCAACACAAACCATGCTTGAACTGGATGATTTTTCACAAGGCTATAAAGAATACCAAGTCGATACAGCCGCCATTACACCACTGAAAAATGTAAAAGAGTTAACTGAAATTGTGGTTATTATCGGCACTTGGTGCGGTGATTGTCATCGTGAAACACCCCGCTTAATTCGTATTCTCGAAGAGGTCAATAATCCGAATATCAAGGTAACTTATATCGGTGTCGACAGAGCAAAATCAGATCCTGAAGGATTAGCAGCCCAATACGAATTCACCCGTATTCCAACCATTATTGTTAGCCAAAATGGTGAAGAGTTAGGGCGGATTATCGAACGACCAGAAACTTCTCTAGAGATAGATTTAGCCAAAATACTGAACTGA
- a CDS encoding fumarate reductase iron-sulfur subunit: MSQGRTLTFNIFRYDPQESGDKPKMVQYQIEETPGMSVFIALNILREQQDTSLQFDFVCRAGICGSCAMVINGFPTLACRTLTSKYPQGEITLMPLPGFELIGDLSVNTGKFMRELAERLKLWLHPNVDDMDVHRLEAPMAPEEAAKLYELERCVECGVCVSACATKQMRETFVGAVGMMKLARFELDSRDQRGVEDFYHVIGNQDGVFGCMTLLGCQDNCPKDLPHMQQIAYLRRKMAVALV, from the coding sequence ATGAGTCAGGGTCGCACATTAACGTTTAATATCTTTCGCTATGATCCGCAAGAGAGCGGCGATAAGCCTAAAATGGTTCAATATCAGATTGAAGAGACGCCAGGAATGTCGGTGTTTATTGCGCTAAATATATTGCGTGAACAACAAGATACTTCATTGCAGTTTGATTTTGTTTGCCGAGCAGGGATCTGCGGCAGTTGCGCCATGGTGATCAATGGTTTTCCCACCTTGGCGTGTCGTACGTTAACCAGCAAGTATCCGCAAGGTGAAATCACCTTGATGCCATTGCCGGGTTTTGAGTTGATTGGCGATCTGTCCGTGAACACAGGTAAGTTTATGCGTGAACTAGCTGAACGTTTAAAGCTGTGGCTGCACCCGAATGTGGATGATATGGATGTGCACCGTCTCGAAGCGCCTATGGCACCAGAGGAGGCCGCTAAACTCTATGAATTAGAGCGCTGTGTCGAATGCGGTGTGTGTGTCTCAGCTTGTGCGACTAAGCAGATGCGGGAAACCTTTGTTGGAGCTGTCGGCATGATGAAGCTGGCTCGTTTTGAACTCGATAGCCGAGATCAGCGAGGCGTCGAGGATTTCTACCATGTGATCGGTAATCAAGACGGGGTCTTTGGTTGTATGACTCTACTGGGTTGTCAGGATAACTGTCCGAAAGACCTGCCTCACATGCAACAGATAGCGTATTTACGCCGCAAGATGGCTGTTGCATTGGTTTAG
- a CDS encoding LysR family transcriptional regulator has translation MQINDLKLFVRVADCGNITAAATELDISPASASAALKRLEKQLETSLFIRSTRSLRLTDTGERYLIHCRKALTDLTLGQQAIDDVKEKISGVVRLALPSDVGRNVLQPWLDSFMDEYPELRLRLHIGDTLSDFYHDKIDVALRSGTPKDSSLVAFKICSANRVLCASPEYIAKRGSVESIDQLAEHDCLFFMLDERTHDQWSFTQHGREFKALVTGKRTCNDADIARRWAVAGKGVVYKSSLDLGEDIASGRLISMLTDYEGESADLYLVCPGREHVTPVVLLLRDMLRQRCKQRLEISS, from the coding sequence ATGCAGATAAATGATCTCAAACTTTTCGTTCGAGTCGCTGATTGCGGCAACATAACGGCTGCAGCAACTGAGTTGGACATCTCTCCAGCGTCAGCCAGTGCAGCGCTTAAGCGCTTGGAGAAGCAGCTTGAAACGAGCCTGTTTATCCGCAGTACCCGCAGTTTGAGACTGACTGATACCGGTGAGCGTTATCTTATTCATTGTCGCAAAGCCCTTACTGACTTAACACTAGGTCAGCAGGCCATTGATGATGTGAAGGAAAAAATATCTGGCGTTGTTAGACTTGCGCTTCCTTCGGATGTGGGCCGAAATGTGTTACAGCCTTGGCTGGATAGTTTTATGGACGAGTATCCTGAGTTAAGACTTAGATTACACATCGGCGATACCTTATCGGACTTTTATCACGACAAGATAGATGTAGCTCTGCGATCTGGCACCCCAAAAGACTCTTCGTTAGTGGCTTTTAAAATTTGTTCGGCTAATCGTGTGTTGTGTGCGTCTCCTGAATATATTGCTAAGCGAGGAAGCGTTGAATCAATTGATCAACTTGCTGAACATGATTGTCTTTTTTTCATGTTAGATGAACGTACTCATGACCAGTGGAGTTTTACTCAACATGGACGTGAATTCAAAGCTCTAGTAACAGGTAAACGTACCTGTAATGATGCTGATATTGCGCGTCGTTGGGCTGTTGCGGGCAAAGGCGTTGTCTATAAGTCATCACTGGACTTAGGTGAAGATATCGCAAGTGGCAGGTTAATATCTATGTTGACCGATTACGAGGGAGAATCGGCTGATCTATATTTAGTGTGCCCAGGAAGAGAGCATGTAACGCCCGTGGTCTTGTTACTGAGAGATATGCTTAGGCAGAGATGTAAGCAGAGGTTGGAAATTAGTAGCTAG
- the rho gene encoding transcription termination factor Rho, producing MNLSELKDTPISDLVLLAQEMNVENPARARKQDIIFSILKAHAKSGEDIFGGGVLEILQDGFGFLRSGDASYLAGPDDIYVSPSQIRRFSLRTGDSVFGKIRPPKEGERYFALLKVSEVNFDKPENSRTKILFENLTPLHAEERMRMERGNGSTEDITSRILDLCSPIGKGQRGLIVAPPKAGKTLLLQNIAQSIAYNNPDVVLMVLLIDERPEEVTEMQRMVKGEVIASTFDEPASRHVQVAEMVIEKAKRLVEHKKDVVILLDSITRLARAYNTVIPSSGKVLTGGVDANALHRPKRFFGAARNIENGGSLTIIATALVDTGSKMDEVIYEEFKGTGNQELHLSRKAAEKRVFPAIDFNRSGTRREEKLTTPDELQKMWILRKILHPMDEVTGMEFLIDKLAMTKTNEEFFTAMKRAKS from the coding sequence ATGAATTTATCAGAACTAAAAGACACACCGATTTCAGACTTAGTATTACTTGCTCAAGAAATGAACGTTGAAAATCCAGCTCGAGCACGTAAACAGGACATTATATTTTCAATCCTTAAAGCCCACGCCAAAAGCGGTGAAGATATTTTCGGTGGTGGTGTCTTAGAAATTCTGCAGGACGGTTTCGGTTTCCTTCGTAGTGGTGACGCCTCTTACTTAGCTGGTCCAGATGACATTTATGTCTCTCCAAGCCAGATCCGTCGCTTCAGCTTACGAACAGGTGATTCTGTTTTTGGTAAAATTAGACCACCTAAAGAGGGCGAACGTTATTTCGCACTTTTGAAAGTATCTGAAGTCAACTTTGACAAGCCAGAAAACTCCCGCACAAAAATCTTATTCGAAAACCTCACTCCACTCCATGCAGAAGAACGTATGCGTATGGAACGTGGTAATGGTTCGACTGAAGATATTACTTCACGTATTCTCGACCTATGTTCACCCATTGGTAAAGGCCAGCGTGGTTTGATTGTTGCACCGCCAAAAGCGGGTAAAACATTATTACTGCAAAACATTGCCCAAAGCATTGCTTACAATAATCCAGATGTTGTATTGATGGTTCTACTTATCGATGAGCGTCCGGAAGAAGTCACTGAGATGCAGCGTATGGTAAAAGGTGAAGTTATTGCTTCTACCTTCGATGAGCCAGCAAGTCGTCACGTACAGGTAGCCGAAATGGTTATCGAAAAAGCTAAGCGTCTGGTAGAGCACAAGAAAGATGTTGTTATCTTACTCGACTCAATCACACGTCTTGCACGTGCTTACAACACCGTTATCCCATCATCAGGTAAAGTGCTTACCGGTGGTGTAGATGCTAACGCACTACACCGTCCTAAGCGTTTCTTCGGTGCAGCTCGTAACATCGAGAACGGCGGTAGCTTAACCATTATCGCTACGGCACTGGTTGATACCGGCTCTAAAATGGATGAAGTCATCTACGAAGAGTTTAAAGGTACTGGTAACCAAGAGTTACACCTTTCTCGTAAAGCGGCTGAAAAGCGAGTCTTCCCTGCTATCGACTTTAACCGCAGCGGTACTCGTCGTGAAGAGAAACTTACAACACCTGATGAACTTCAGAAAATGTGGATTTTACGTAAAATCTTACACCCAATGGATGAAGTTACTGGTATGGAGTTCCTTATCGACAAATTGGCTATGACCAAGACTAACGAAGAGTTCTTCACCGCGATGAAACGCGCTAAGAGTTAA
- a CDS encoding Ppx/GppA phosphatase family protein: MSTARYAAITLGSNSFNMLVAETLAGQPKVIAKYKRKVRLAEGIQTDGSLSEEMLLRGLDCLAMFSEMLDKEGVTADNIAVIATATFRNIVNSDDFCRRALPILDHPIEIISGMREAELIYQGMVATTAGEGRRLVIDIGGASTEFIIGDGDKVLLKTSLAVGCVTFNDKFFSSFPFQQLDFDEAKKDVKSVLGDYLSELKLLGWHCVVGASGSVQSVVELLNHRKQSTIITLDVLLALQKEVLLQTDPSMLAISGLHLERAPTFVAGVSILLALFELLDIKSLNLSGGALREGVLQMLSQQQLDNL; the protein is encoded by the coding sequence ATGTCGACAGCTCGCTATGCTGCGATTACGTTAGGTTCCAATAGCTTTAATATGCTGGTCGCTGAAACCTTGGCAGGCCAGCCAAAAGTCATTGCTAAATACAAACGTAAAGTTCGTCTTGCCGAAGGGATCCAAACTGATGGTTCCCTAAGTGAAGAGATGTTACTACGTGGTCTCGATTGTTTAGCCATGTTTAGCGAGATGCTGGATAAAGAGGGAGTCACTGCCGATAATATTGCTGTTATTGCGACTGCCACTTTTAGAAATATTGTTAATTCAGATGACTTCTGTCGACGCGCCCTCCCCATCTTAGATCACCCTATCGAAATTATCTCCGGCATGCGTGAAGCTGAGCTTATCTATCAAGGTATGGTTGCAACGACTGCGGGCGAGGGACGACGATTGGTTATCGATATTGGTGGTGCGAGTACCGAGTTTATTATCGGAGATGGAGATAAAGTCTTACTTAAAACCAGCTTAGCCGTAGGTTGTGTCACTTTTAACGATAAATTCTTTAGCTCCTTTCCTTTTCAGCAGTTAGATTTTGATGAAGCAAAAAAGGACGTTAAATCTGTGCTGGGTGATTATCTAAGTGAGCTTAAGTTGTTAGGTTGGCATTGTGTTGTAGGCGCCTCAGGTAGCGTTCAGTCTGTGGTAGAGCTGCTTAATCATAGGAAGCAGTCGACGATCATTACCTTGGATGTGTTGCTTGCACTTCAAAAAGAGGTGTTATTACAGACAGATCCTTCGATGTTAGCCATCTCAGGTCTTCATTTGGAAAGAGCACCAACGTTTGTAGCCGGAGTCTCAATTCTATTGGCTCTGTTTGAGTTACTGGATATTAAGAGTTTGAATTTATCCGGTGGAGCGCTCAGAGAGGGTGTATTACAGATGTTATCTCAACAACAATTAGACAATCTCTGA
- a CDS encoding TonB-dependent receptor, translated as MSRSNALIRFSPKKTLAALAVGSVLFISAPAAMAADTSIVKGHIVNASGSSLSNATITLKHKTKGLVFKIETNDKGDYLLRNVPIGDYDITISKDGYEQNQENGVQVSIGQSVILDSQLYSAGADNVERIAVMGSMIRRVDMASSTSGLTFSQDELQTMPVNTGFESIALLAPGTAAPGGSNFDGASSFGGSSAAENAYYFNGLNVTSIRTGLGSIRLPWEAISQTQIKTGGVSPDFGGALGGIVNAVSKSGENEFKFGAEARWDPSSLRSSHSNIYQSNGEVDTNTQQDGYDFKELQLWASGAIIEDSLFFYGLFAPRREAQDWAGQTTKGGRDREEDRWFAKLDWYMSDDHSIGFSAMNNKRTWTNKTYAYDWETNIVGEQQGVNAPGEDGGKVYSLNYNGYLTDAFSVSAVIGRVQEDVENVVASANPGVWDYRDGFSTLSQHTNSSVSEEHYTRDQARIDFSLDLEDHSIQFGVDYTKVKVDYSSSQNGIGDAQGWWSIYTAGVDDNSGQTQGEDYVERRVRERFTDSDVTSTAFYINDSWQATDNLVLNLGLRYSEFENTVSDGRAYVEMDNQFAPRIQAIYDVFGDGESKVFATYGRYFQPVSANMNITQGSSSIEWFEYSELDQVDADGHPVINADGSPSRGAMLRDRWDRQKGITEPGLIASSSLKSMYSDEFTLGYQQEVFETMTAGVRGIYRDLGRSVEDTDIGPVLSKKLAELGIEDNVGQSSYYVLLNPGEDVGVSYDFDGDGQVDNINLSAQEMALPEAERKYVALEFTLDGSVTDDLRINSSYTWSNSYGNTEGLVKTDNNQADPGWTTSYDYGDLMDHSSGDLPNDHTHAFKVSGAYSITEDLIFGFVTRVTSGRPQSYFSQHPDGVGSCTAGSPWDDCISRYYDQASHYDENGNPAPRGTAGNLPWVTNIDLSLTYMTDIFDGDFSIKGTVYNVLNSDSAINVNEERARYADTSSGLELSPDYGMTTDRQEERFFSVVARYEF; from the coding sequence ATGTCTAGAAGTAATGCGCTTATACGATTTTCGCCGAAAAAGACGTTAGCGGCTCTTGCCGTAGGTTCAGTGTTATTTATATCTGCCCCAGCGGCTATGGCTGCCGATACGAGTATTGTAAAAGGTCATATTGTAAACGCTTCAGGTAGTAGCCTATCTAATGCGACTATCACGCTTAAACATAAGACCAAGGGTCTTGTTTTTAAAATAGAAACTAATGATAAAGGTGATTATCTTTTACGTAATGTGCCTATCGGTGATTACGATATTACGATTAGTAAAGATGGTTACGAGCAGAACCAAGAAAATGGTGTTCAAGTTAGTATCGGGCAATCAGTTATTCTTGATAGTCAGTTATATTCGGCTGGTGCCGACAATGTTGAACGCATTGCTGTAATGGGCAGCATGATCCGTCGTGTAGACATGGCATCATCGACCTCAGGCTTAACTTTTAGTCAAGATGAGCTACAAACTATGCCTGTTAATACAGGGTTTGAAAGCATTGCGTTGCTTGCACCGGGTACTGCAGCTCCTGGTGGTTCAAATTTTGATGGTGCATCTAGTTTTGGTGGTTCATCTGCGGCTGAAAATGCTTACTATTTTAATGGGCTGAATGTAACAAGTATTCGTACGGGTTTAGGCTCAATTCGCCTACCTTGGGAGGCGATATCCCAGACACAGATAAAAACAGGTGGTGTTAGTCCTGATTTCGGTGGCGCATTGGGCGGTATTGTAAATGCTGTTTCTAAATCAGGTGAAAATGAATTCAAATTTGGTGCTGAAGCACGATGGGATCCAAGTTCTTTACGTTCATCTCATAGTAATATTTATCAATCAAATGGTGAAGTCGATACTAATACTCAACAAGATGGCTATGACTTTAAAGAGCTACAGTTATGGGCAAGTGGTGCAATTATTGAAGATTCTCTATTTTTCTATGGTTTGTTTGCGCCAAGACGAGAAGCTCAAGATTGGGCTGGACAAACAACTAAAGGCGGTCGAGATCGCGAAGAAGACCGCTGGTTTGCAAAGTTAGATTGGTACATGTCAGATGACCATTCAATTGGCTTCTCTGCAATGAATAACAAGCGTACATGGACAAATAAAACGTATGCTTATGATTGGGAAACCAATATTGTTGGTGAACAGCAAGGCGTAAATGCACCAGGTGAAGATGGTGGTAAAGTGTATAGCTTGAATTATAACGGTTATTTAACTGATGCTTTCTCAGTTTCAGCTGTTATTGGTCGAGTACAAGAAGATGTTGAAAATGTTGTGGCGTCAGCAAACCCTGGTGTTTGGGATTATCGTGATGGTTTTTCGACTTTAAGCCAACATACTAACTCGTCAGTATCAGAAGAACATTACACTCGTGACCAAGCTAGAATTGATTTCAGCTTGGATTTAGAAGATCACTCAATTCAATTTGGTGTTGATTATACCAAGGTTAAAGTTGATTATTCTTCGTCTCAAAACGGTATTGGTGATGCACAAGGTTGGTGGTCAATCTACACGGCTGGTGTTGATGATAACTCTGGTCAAACTCAGGGTGAAGACTATGTTGAACGCCGTGTGCGTGAACGTTTTACTGATTCGGACGTGACCTCTACTGCGTTTTATATCAATGACTCTTGGCAGGCAACTGATAACTTAGTGTTAAATCTTGGCTTACGTTATAGCGAGTTTGAAAACACCGTTTCTGATGGTCGTGCGTATGTGGAAATGGATAATCAATTTGCACCACGTATTCAAGCTATTTATGATGTATTTGGTGATGGTGAATCGAAAGTATTCGCAACCTATGGTCGTTACTTCCAGCCGGTTTCTGCGAATATGAATATTACTCAGGGCTCATCTTCTATTGAGTGGTTTGAGTATTCAGAACTTGATCAAGTCGATGCAGATGGACACCCCGTTATTAATGCCGACGGTTCGCCAAGCCGTGGTGCTATGCTTCGTGATCGTTGGGATCGTCAAAAAGGTATTACTGAACCAGGTTTGATAGCATCATCATCTCTTAAATCAATGTACTCAGACGAGTTTACTCTAGGCTATCAACAAGAAGTTTTTGAAACGATGACTGCTGGTGTGCGTGGTATTTATCGTGATTTAGGACGTAGTGTTGAAGACACTGATATTGGACCTGTTTTATCTAAGAAGCTTGCTGAGTTAGGTATCGAAGATAATGTTGGCCAGAGCTCTTATTACGTGCTCCTTAATCCAGGTGAAGATGTTGGTGTTTCATATGACTTCGATGGCGATGGCCAAGTAGATAACATTAACTTAAGTGCACAAGAGATGGCATTGCCTGAAGCTGAACGTAAGTATGTTGCGTTAGAATTTACTTTGGATGGTTCTGTGACAGATGATTTACGTATTAACTCATCGTACACATGGTCAAATAGCTATGGTAATACAGAAGGTCTAGTTAAAACCGATAATAATCAGGCTGACCCAGGTTGGACTACATCATACGATTATGGCGACCTAATGGATCACTCAAGTGGTGACCTACCAAATGACCATACTCATGCATTTAAAGTGAGTGGTGCATATAGCATTACTGAAGATTTAATCTTTGGTTTTGTCACTCGAGTCACTTCGGGTCGTCCTCAGAGTTATTTCTCACAGCATCCAGATGGTGTGGGTAGTTGTACTGCTGGGAGTCCTTGGGATGACTGTATAAGCCGTTACTACGACCAAGCTTCACACTATGATGAAAATGGTAATCCTGCACCACGTGGCACAGCGGGTAATCTACCTTGGGTTACTAATATCGATTTATCACTGACTTATATGACAGATATTTTTGATGGTGACTTTTCTATAAAAGGAACTGTTTATAATGTTTTAAATTCTGATTCTGCAATTAACGTGAATGAAGAAAGAGCACGTTATGCAGATACATCTTCAGGTTTAGAGCTTAGCCCTGACTATGGTATGACAACGGATCGTCAGGAAGAGCGATTCTTCTCAGTGGTGGCACGCTACGAATTCTAA
- the rhlB gene encoding ATP-dependent RNA helicase RhlB produces MSETHLSNQKFADFSLHEGIKTALNESGFEFCTPIQALSIPILLQKKDIAGQAQTGTGKTLAFLVATFEHLLSTPIPEGRQINQPRAMIMAPTRELAIQIAKDATLLAKHTGLKVGIVYGGESYDVQRKVLDKGIDILIGTTGRIIDYVRQGIINLSAIQAVVLDEADRMFDLGFIKDIRFLFRRMPDAKSRLNMLFSATLSMKVQELAYDHMNEPEKVVIAPNEKTSKNIREEIFYPSMEEKMKLLLSLLEEDWPEKAIIFSNTKHSCENVWSWLSGDGHRVGLLTGDVPQKKRIRILEQFTTGELDILVATDVAARGLHISDVSHVYNYDLPDDCEDYVHRIGRTGRAGKKGISVSFACEEYALNLPAIEEYILHSIPVVNYDSDALLDDIPAPIRIHRKHNTRPQGRSGSGRPQGGSRSGNRNNAPRRHDTTRRHS; encoded by the coding sequence ATGAGCGAAACACATTTATCAAATCAAAAGTTTGCCGACTTTTCTCTTCATGAAGGGATAAAAACAGCACTTAACGAGAGCGGTTTTGAATTTTGTACGCCGATTCAAGCCCTATCTATACCTATACTATTACAGAAAAAAGATATTGCTGGCCAAGCCCAGACGGGAACAGGAAAAACATTAGCTTTTCTTGTTGCGACCTTTGAGCATCTTCTTTCTACTCCAATTCCAGAAGGACGTCAGATTAATCAGCCTAGAGCGATGATTATGGCGCCAACACGTGAATTGGCTATCCAAATAGCAAAAGATGCAACATTACTCGCAAAACACACTGGTCTGAAAGTCGGTATTGTTTACGGTGGTGAAAGTTATGATGTTCAGCGCAAAGTGCTGGATAAAGGTATCGATATTTTAATCGGTACTACGGGGCGTATTATCGATTACGTACGTCAAGGCATTATTAATTTAAGTGCTATTCAAGCTGTTGTTTTAGATGAAGCTGATCGTATGTTCGATCTAGGCTTTATTAAAGATATCCGTTTTCTCTTCAGACGTATGCCTGACGCCAAGTCACGCTTGAATATGTTGTTTTCTGCCACTTTATCGATGAAAGTGCAGGAACTGGCTTATGACCATATGAATGAGCCAGAGAAAGTCGTTATCGCACCGAATGAAAAAACCTCTAAAAATATTAGAGAAGAGATCTTCTATCCATCTATGGAAGAGAAGATGAAGTTATTACTGTCGTTGCTCGAGGAAGATTGGCCAGAAAAGGCGATCATATTCTCAAATACTAAGCACAGCTGTGAAAATGTCTGGTCTTGGTTGTCGGGTGATGGTCACCGCGTTGGCTTATTAACGGGTGATGTACCGCAAAAGAAACGTATTCGTATTCTTGAGCAGTTTACTACTGGCGAGTTAGATATCTTAGTTGCTACCGATGTGGCAGCGCGTGGTTTGCATATCTCAGACGTGTCTCACGTATATAACTACGACCTACCGGATGACTGTGAAGATTACGTACACCGTATCGGTCGTACAGGTCGTGCTGGTAAAAAAGGCATATCAGTGAGTTTTGCTTGTGAAGAATATGCGCTAAACCTACCTGCGATTGAAGAGTATATTCTTCATTCTATTCCAGTAGTTAACTATGATAGTGATGCCTTGTTGGATGATATCCCTGCACCAATCCGCATACATAGAAAGCATAATACTCGTCCACAAGGGCGCTCAGGTTCAGGACGTCCACAAGGTGGAAGCCGAAGTGGAAATCGTAATAATGCTCCACGTCGTCACGATACTACTCGTAGACACTCTTAG
- the trxA gene encoding thioredoxin TrxA codes for MSDKIVHLSDDSFENDVINSTLPVVVDFWAEWCGPCKMIAPILDDVADEYEGRVTIAKMNVDQNTVSPAKYGVRGIPTLLIFKNGELASTKVGALSKTQLKEFIDAQL; via the coding sequence ATGAGCGACAAAATAGTACATTTAAGTGACGACAGCTTCGAAAATGACGTAATTAACTCAACACTACCTGTCGTCGTCGACTTTTGGGCCGAATGGTGCGGACCATGTAAAATGATAGCGCCTATCTTAGATGACGTTGCTGACGAGTATGAAGGCAGAGTAACTATTGCAAAAATGAATGTCGATCAAAACACGGTTTCACCTGCTAAATATGGTGTTCGTGGTATTCCAACGTTACTTATTTTCAAAAATGGTGAGCTTGCCAGCACTAAAGTCGGTGCTCTTTCTAAGACTCAGCTTAAAGAGTTCATTGACGCACAACTTTAA